The Malus sylvestris chromosome 3, drMalSylv7.2, whole genome shotgun sequence genomic sequence TTACTTGTTCTTGCAAAATGCAATGGAAGTTTTCTTATTGATTGAAGGGGACAAAACATAACTGCTAAATTGAAATGGTTGCTATAGCTTCTTAGGAATAGATTGACTATTCACTGCTTGCTCATGTTCCCCTCATGTTTTAGTGGCTTTCAGTGGTTACACAACTAAAAAAACATGAATATGCATTTGCCCAGTCGATATGTTCGTCTGGACATTTAAGTTATTTATCCATAATAGTATGACATTAATTAATTCATATTGAACACTTCATGTTGAAGTGCTATATCATTAGTCAGCTAATGtgcagatctctctctctctctccctcactttatttttctttgtatttATACCTCTCTCTGATGATTATTATTTTGGGGCATTTCTCTGGTTTTTTCTCAGTAGATGTTGATGTTGCATGTCTTTTGTTTCTCTCTAGGGGAAGCGTGTTTAGTGACTTCAGGTCTTGTTCTCTATTTTGGTGACATATTGGCATATACCACTGAAAAGGTTATTTCTTTTCTGctctaattagttttttttttctctggtcAAACTGCTTATATGTACTCATCCTATTGGTCATGACATTTCTCACACAGATGTCTGGGTTTTTTTATAATCAGAGGTGTTACATTATGGAAGTAAATGAAGTGAGATTAGTATTATTATGCAGGTATGCTTTCTTAATAGATGAAATTGATTGCAAGTGGTCTGGCTGGAAACCCATCATTCTATTTTATGCAGGTGTTGCTGCTTGGCCTTCTTTTCCCAATGGCCTTTAAATTTGTTCTCCGAATGTGAAGTGAGGACAAACAACGGGATTTGGAGATCTGTTATCTTCTTTTCTTCACTTGGATTTATCATGATTGTGATCATTCCATCGTGGATGCGGTTGGTTCAGGATTTTCATATGCATCCCTTGTTATGGTACAACCTTTTCCAATAATTTATTCTATACTTGTTACTTCAACTGGATTTTTTATTATCTTCTATAGGACATGGTTATTAGGTTCTATTTGGTGGTTACGGTTGGTTTCACCATAGTTAGGTGGTTTATATTTCACGTAACTGGTTCTGAAGTTCACAGACGTGTGGAATGCAAGCTTTCAATGGTATTTAATAGAAAATCACTGCTACAGTCTGGGAACAAAACATCAAAGGGTCTGCATGCTAGTTGATATTGTGCATTGGCACCGATTCAACtgaatataaacaactagataACAAACTAACCTCTGAATTAAGTCTCACTTAGTATTGGTGTGCACAGTTGCATAGCATGACTTAGTCAAGAATTTGAAATTAGTGATAACAGCAAAGCGGCTTTCCATTGTGATCACCCATAATTGCAGTTACTGAGACTTTCTTTATGTTACACTTTCTGTGTGTTTGCAACTTTACTAAAACACATCTACCACCattgttaataaaaaaacattcacATAGTTTGAATGGTAGGTTCTACCAAAACCAGAGTTATTAGGatcttttttatgtttgggtttGCGGTACTGGCATCGGATTTGATGTGCTCTTAGCCCTGGTGTATGGCGCATAGCGTATACTAGGTTACCTAATATAGAGTTGTAAGTTTGCAATATTACACATATCACTTTGGTTCCTTGCACACAACTTGACTACATCCATCCATGTgctaaaaaattcataaatactTAAATTAGAGTCCATAAAATCAATGGATTGCATATATCATGGTACAAcagaattttcagttttttaagttttatttatttttgacatTTAATCTACTTTTTATTCTCCATATATCATGGTACACTGGAATTCCAGTTTCAAGGAACCGGACTGCCAGAGACCCATGAATTGTGGTAATTGATCTCAATTATGGTCGGTGAACCTTGCATGGCTTAAGACTTGTATaaggttccttttttttttttttttttttttgttacataaGTTGGCTATTTGCTGTGAGCGATTATAGTTTTGATTctgtttacaaaagattagtttATTCTTTCTGATGGCTGTCTTATGTCGGCATTaaatctcttttttcttttggcagggtactttcatttattttttcagaACCACTTAAGAGATTATCTTTGTGTGCCTACTGGATCTGTGTGATATTTATTTCTGTTCTGAGGTTCTACAACATTTCAAAAAGTAGCAAGATTGAGAGGATTCTACTCCGAAAATACTACCATCTGATGGCTGTGTCAATGTTTGTGCCTGCTCTTATCTTCCAGGTAATTTAGGACTAAAGATTGATTGTCATCCAAGTATACGTTTTTTATCGCGATTCTAATtatgtgtgtttatatatgctCCTTGTATGTTTCTTTTGCAGCCGGAGTCTCTTGATTTTTCATTTGTGCAGCTTTGGCAGTTTTCTTGGCATTGGAAATTATTCGAGTAAGTTTCAAACTAAAACCTTATGTTGATGTCTAAAATTTGTGTCTTATGCAATAAGTAAAATCCACTTGTTGAGGACACAATATTTCCAAGTCAAAATCCtgtatttgaatattttggAAAGGCGATTCCTTTAAAAACATGTTTTTGTCTGTGTGTGGGTGagtgggtgtgtgtgtgagagagagtgtgtgtgcaTGTATATAATTGGGGATGTTAAACTTGTTTTGAAGTCTATCTTCTTATATCATTTGCTTGACTATCTTTGTACAAGGTATGGAGAATTTGGCGATTAGGACAATCTGTAAATAAATTTATGAATGCTTTCACTGATCATCGTGACTCAGATCTTCTTATTGTCAGGTATGGGATTCCTTCTCCCCCCTAGATCAAAGCCCTAATCTCATAAGTTTGATTCAAATAAGTCTCATGAGTTTTGTCTTTTATATTATATGTTTTGTCCGCCACTTTTCACTCTTATTGGGATGCGCTCGTCCTATATGGATGTCTTCTGGGTACATTGATCAACCCCTTGATCCTTTTTCTGGAATTTTGGATCTCGGAATTGGAGATACAATGATGAGTGTACTTGCACTAGAAGAACAGGACAGGAAACAACTATTTCTTAATGTTATTGTATTGGTTCAGCTTTTATGTCCAGGCATCAGTCCTTGGGTACAAGTATGGTGTCCTCAGGTGGAGCAAAACTGGCAGTAAGTATttgtattaattaatttcaCCAAAAAGGTGTTTCCATTAATTTGCTTAATGTATGTCACCAAAAAGGTGTTTACATCTATCTTAGCTGCTTTCTTAGTTCTGCTTCCCCTTCTATCATCCACTGGATATATTCTTACGGAGGTGTGCATATCTATCAATCTCTCCCTCTGCCAAACTAGCTATAACTGAACTGGTTATTTTGTTAAACGGGTTTTAGAAAAGGATTTCGTGCATAAGATATTTATTGGTCGGACATTACAGTGTCAAGTCACTTAGTGAGTTGAGGTGCACTCTATGAACCAGATGAGTCATGCATGTGCAAGAAACTCTTGTCCATTAGTGTTTCCTAATTGGAAACAAAGTGCATACACATCTAGTTGTCACCGAATTAGGATAATTTTGTGCTGCAGGTTTTTGCCCGCATGGTTGATAATGCTGGTGGTTTATATATGCTTTTGGTGCAACTTTTTCAGCATTGGTGCTCTCTTCTCCTAGCCGTGGCCGTAAGTGGTATGTTGGAGGCTTACACAGCACAACTTGTTAATGCATTCATACCGCTCATATTCTACAGCCTTCTGTGTTTGTAAATGGTGCTCCAACGTCCTGAACGAATGCCAGTGAAGAGAGCTTCCCAAAATCAGCTTCTTTTACGTTGATGAGCTTCCCGTGAGCACTTTCTTTTGTACATAAACAACTAATCTGCTGGCCGAGGATACATACAGATTGTCGAACCAAATTCCTCCATAGGTTGGAatgatttttgttttagaaTTTAGGAATACATATAAAGGGCAGTTCACTTAAACGTGCCTACTATGTCGAATTGGCATACAAGAAATTTACTTTGTagtttttattctttatttttcccAGAGAAAAAGTGGGTTGTGAGGTTGGTTAGGGGGATAGAGATTGTAGGTACGAGGGATCCAGATTTTGTTGGGATATTCATACATTTCGTTGTGttaatacaaataaattattttctgttATGATTGGCTCATGATTGTCGATCGACTGCTCATGTTCTTTCTCATTCATTCATAAATTATGAGTTAGCCTCTTGAATTGTTGTAGTGCCTATGATTGTAAGAGAATCATGACCGCCACGTTGTGTTCCCGTTACGTAAAAAGGTCTTTTATTAGACCAAAAGAAATTTGGAAGCTCAAATATCTGAAGTTTAATTATAGCAATGGTTCTTGATCTTGGCACCATATTTTTTCCGTCTCTAAtattttatcttttgtttttagtggtctcaaacttattcttgtgtgatCTGCATTTGTTCGCTTTATCCATTTTTTCTGTACAATTTGAGGGCAAATAAGGcaattcaaaaaattaatcaaacaaaaatttcaACTTCTTAACTACAATAGGGTGGATCAAGTTCAAGATATGTCCTCCCTTGCACTTTTGTTcgttttatttgattatttcaCTTAACTTTTGAGGTATTGGGATGAGTTTTCAAATGTGCCCTTAAAGTTACATAGAAGTAGAGGGAGTTATAGAAAAGGGGATGGAGTTAAGGAATATAGAACCAAAATGCCACGTTCGAGTGAGTGTGAGGACTTCCGAACAAAAAGAGAGTGAGTATGACGCAATGAATAAAGAGGAAGATTCTGACCACTAAGCCAATTCACCACTTGTGGTGAGAAATTCTGCAATATAAATATCATACTAGCTGAGCAATGtcaatatgtatatgtatatatgtatccGGTCGAGGGGTTCCAAGACCCCTGAATTAGCCATAAACTATAAGTAAACTACTTCATTCCTGTACAGAGCAATAAAAAGGACTAAATTAGCAATTTAGCATTGTGTTGTAATAGCATGACAGCACGCTTAAATCTTACGACTTTTCCATGCATATGTAGAGTGGGTAGGACCTTGCTGTTTCTTTTATTGGAACCTTCTGGTTTGTATTTGAAAATTCTGTAAGTATAATACACACACAAGTTGTATGACTAGCAGCCTTTAGGTTAGGTACGTCCAAAGTTGGATTTCCtctaaaaaggtcgtacccagtgcacaagactcccgctttacgcagggtctgggagaggtgaatgtcggctagccttacccccatttatggaaaggctgctcccaagtctcgaacccgagacctaccgctcatggacgaAGGCACTTTCCATCGAACCAAAGTTGGATTTCCTCTCACTAATTAAAAATCCTTTGATAGCAAAAgccatgccaaaaatatctgaACCCTATAATTGCAAACTCATCAAAAGAGAATACAATTCCTCAAAGAAAACGGACAGTTAGTCCTAAACTCAAAACTCTAATCACGAAGACTAAACTTTGCAATTTGATTAAAGGCACCATAAGGAAGGACTGCATTGCCCTCTGATGATTTTGCAAATGTCGGCTAAGAAGCTCTACTATAAGTTACCTTCAATAAACATCGAGTATCCTCCTTGTAGTCATATGCTAATTGCATAAACCACAACAATCATCGCTGCTAAGAGTTGAACAAAAAACACCAAAATCGTGACCATGACCACAACCACAAAAACTCTACTAGACAAAGTGGGAGAGAGAGATCACAACCATAAAGACTCCTCGAAAGTGCAAAAGAGCGACCACAACTGAAACAGAGAGGGAAAGAAAGGGAAGAGATCAAGAAAGATTCCCGCCGACCCCAAGACTAGAGGCAAGAGGTCGGCAGCTAGGATTTTTCTTCTTGTAGAATTGTTACAAGTTATGTTACccttaacataatttttaaatgAAAGTTTCATATGTCCCAAGTAACCTTTTTCCGACCACTAAAATTGGACGAAAATACTTTGCAAGGGAAAATACACACCAACTACCAAATGTACCAGTCAAATATATTTGATAACAACAATGTCAGAAATGTACTAGATACTGTAAATAGGATGCCGATACTAGCCAATAACGTCAATTTCATTATTAGAATATGCCGGAAAATGAATTTACAACCACGCACATTAGCAGTTTTTTTGTATTTGTCTCTTGATTGATTGGTTTTTCACTCAAGTAGTACcgtcctttttgttttttcctaCTGCAACCTTGTTAACTAATTTAGTTGCTTAGAAAACACATGGAGCCTATGTCAAGGCCTTTTTCAATAATGAATCAATCTTGAAATTAATTGATGGCACGATGTGTCACTATTTATCCAACCTACATTGCTTGGTCTTTTTATAGCAAAATATATCTGGCTGGACAGCTAGAGTTGATCCCACAAAACTCACCTTTTTCCTTGCTATCACAATACTTTCTGAGCTTTTTCTCTTTGATTACATGTCATCGACAAAAATAGTGGACCTTGAGATTGAAAAGGCACATATAAGACTAGACGAGGGAGTGAGTAATTACGTGTGCAAAATTCAAGCATTTGAGGCCCTTACACTAAAACCATATTTATATGATGACCTAATGGTGGCTTTTGGGGTGATGCAATGCCccaaaattataaatacaatGGTTCAAACTCTAGACTATAACGTAATGTCACTAAACAAAATGGTTGATGAGTATTGAGAAATACGGCAACTTTATCACCCTCTGCCATATGGTGTGTGATATAGTTCTAGTTCAAGGAAAATGTGGCTTAATCCGCGGGAAAGGTTTGCTAATATCTCTTAAACGAGTATCTTTAAGATGAAGCTTGATTTACAGACTATTCAAAAAAGGTTCCAAGTCTATTAATTAGTATATCTTTTAAAGATTAAAGAGTTTGTGATCAACTTTTTACTGTCGGAATTGAAAATTTAGATGTTCGTAAAATTGAATCGTTCATACCATGAATGACGACATAGCTTATGTATCAAACTATGCTAGTTTACAATaagatattttctttatttaatttggtatatGCATTGGTTATGCTAGTTTCTGAGATAACCTTCAAATTTTGGGATGCATTTAAATTGTTGCACTACTGTGATGGAGGCATCTGGATTTTGACACACGTAGAGAAAGCTGTGGCTCTTTTTGTACGGCCCAATCTTTTAAAGAATTATAATTGACCACTTGTCTATGTATTATGAGGATAATATTACGAatctatttatttaaattatatttgtaaattatatgatatgacggttaataattgaattactaaataaatgttgattaacgtatTTATTCTTTATTGATGACATATCACATAATTCGTAAATCTAAAAAATTAATCTACCTAACAATATTACTTATATTTTGAGATGACAGGACAAAAAGGACGGAGTAAGAGCAAAGGTTCAAGTCCTTGGCACCATTTTATGTACACCACAGATTATGTCCCTGGATAAGTTTCCATTACCATATCTCTCGAATTTTCTAGGGCACTACTAATTACAAGCGCACTCAATTTTTTACCTTATGACAAGTGGAAGATAAAATTCTTAACAAGTTGAAATTTCGAAAAAAATTAATAgatcaagagaaaaaaaaaaaaaaaaaaagctatatGGGGAAGCCAAATTTAACGTATAATTCCACGGCGTATTGATTGATCAAGTTAACCCTCTATTTTAAACATGAATGCTCCGGATATTATTCCCAATGTTTCAGTAGATGATTGTATTTTTGCATCCTAAAATAAAATTGCTATTGTTTTCAATTagaaaaaacagaaacaaaaactATGTGGGAAAACCAAGTTGAGAAAGTatcaattaaaactttaaaagaaataatattttgacactataaaacaacataaaaaaacagtGTTAGAACAATCAAAGACTGACAAGTTGCCTTTCCATTCTATAAATCCACCACAGAGATCATAAGAGTCAGAAAATAAGAAATGCTTCCTCATAAAAGCCAAATCCTGAACTGTAAACTGATCGAGGATGCCTTTCATGGACATGGAAAAACTTCTGCACGTTGAAAAGAAAACATTTACTTAATATACACGAGGAACTGGTggaatgcatgcatgcatgaagaAATTCAACAAGAACCACAGAACCAAGGTTTAATCGACACGCATTTCACACGTCAAAATATTTGTGTGATGGAAGTTGAATCGGTGCCAAAATCAGGGTACTCCATGTGCTTCGTTATAAGCACGCGTATGGCCTCCAGGTTCTTCATGGATCTGCAGAGATGCCGTCATTTTATGCAAGGAAAGTGAAGGATCATATGTGTTATGCATTAATCAAAAGACATAAGGAGCAAATGACCTAACTGAACAGTATTGAAGATCACGATCCTGACTGCTAGAATTGATTGGATTGGATATATCATATATTAACTTCCAAATTCATATGTTAAAGTAAGATGAGGGCAATCTTCCAAATTTTGACCACGTTGAAGAAATTAGATGTATTTGTTATTGCTAAAGATTAGTTTCCTTCATCACTACTAACCATCTTCTAACTTCAACTTGgacaaaaaattcaaagttaGCCTCCATTATCCCATTAACAAACGTGAAATCTAGTGAGCTACTATATCGTATCTAATCCATTTGTAAAAACCCATTCCCTTTATAGTGGGGAAGTAATCAACTCCTTATAAGATCATGTGAATTCTTTTGACTTTTCGATGTGAAACAACACTTAACCATTAAGGAAGTTGAGGTCCCACCCCAAAACTTGTTGACTATATAAAGAGTAGCTAAATACATGCCAAGTCACTTAATTTTCCACCATGGAACAACACACTCCACATCCCCAAAAaataagttttgtcaaacaTGAGGTAATTAAGATATAGAGTTGATTCAGTAGAACCACCCACATTCTTCCCCGTAAAGCATTAGGCTATGCCTCTCACAAAACCATAAAACAGCTTAAATTCTTAAGGAGATGTATAAGCAGAAGGTTAGGAAGGCATGGAAAAAGATCAGTGGTAGTAGACTAGAGTAGAAGTGCCGTTTAATGATTTTGGTGAGGAAGAGGTTGACATGACAATTGAAAAGGGACGTCTCATGGTAAGTTGGAAGCTATAAGTCACCCACACTCACATGGGACGGTCTCCCCGAGATTGAACTCCACCCAGTCAGCAACTTGTCAGTTTTCTAACTCCTTGCTATGTCACATATTTTACATAGAAACTGTAAgttgaaatgtcccacatcgatcgtatcaatgagaaaataagagtttaaatattaTAACCTTACTCCAACTATtaccgaggccttttgtaataaaacctcacacctgacgaATTGTATATAtggtaattaccaaattaaggacaatatcggtgttgttggaagtgggccgtatggcccgtctctctgataattctataCTCTATGTCACATATTGTACATAGAAACTGTACAATCTTATCTTCCTAACCCTATATATAACAAAGTGAGCCAACGTACCAAATATACCATCAATCCAACATATAAACCAAAAGAAATTGTTATAAGCACAAAAAATGGCTAAGTCCAGAACTACAAGCATTTGCAAGAAGAATAAGAGCATTGTGAAGCTCAAAATTGTAGTGGAAAAGCTACAAAGAAGCCTATCTTTGGGAAGATCAAAACCGTCAAATTATTCCGATGCTAACTCGACGAATGTGCCCGAAGATGTTAAGGAGGGTCACTTTGCCGTGATTGCGGTGGATGGAGACGAACCAAAGAGATTTGTGATGTCATTGAGTTACTTGACACACCCAACTTTCTTGAAGCTATTGGAACAAGCAGCTGAGGAGTATGGCTTTGAACATGGGGGTGCCCTAACCATTCCTTGCCAGCCAAGCGAGCTCGAGAAGATATTAGACGATCGGCAATGGCAGGAGGAAGGGAGAGGCTCATCTAGTGATGTTAACTGGGGTTC encodes the following:
- the LOC126614566 gene encoding auxin-responsive protein SAUR50-like, which produces MAKSRTTSICKKNKSIVKLKIVVEKLQRSLSLGRSKPSNYSDANSTNVPEDVKEGHFAVIAVDGDEPKRFVMSLSYLTHPTFLKLLEQAAEEYGFEHGGALTIPCQPSELEKILDDRQWQEEGRGSSSDVNWGSCESMVRSY